The DNA segment GCTCTTTTTAAGCCTTTTTCTATCATTGAACATTTTAGTTCTTCATCGTAAACAACTTTTCGAACTGTTTCTAAGATAGATTTAGAATTTCTGGGGTCAAAGTATTCACAAGCATTAAGTCCTATTTCAGGCAAAGAGCTTATATTGCCGGCAATAACAGGGCATGACGCTCCAAATGCTTCCAGGATAGGGAATCCGAACCCTTCATAAAGACTGGGGAAAACAAAACAAACGGCGTTTTGATATAAGTATAAAAGTTCATTATCTGTTGATCTATGATAAACAATACTCTTATTAATTCCCAAATAGTTGAATAATTTAAACTCTTCACTTGAGATAGCGGCACTACCGGTTATAAAAAGGTTTAAACTTTCATCTTGCTTCAATAAATCTGCGATTGATTCAATAAAAAAGTTGAAATTCTTATATAAATTGCGATTGCCGACATAAAGAATATATCTCTTCGGCATATCAATCAATGGTTTATTGCTTTCTTCAAAACGATCAAACGGGTTTCCGTGATAGATCACTTCTATTTTATCAGGATTGATATCAGGATAAAATTTTAAAATATCTGTTTTCGTGTTTTCAGATACTGCAATAATTGCATCAGCTCTATAAGCACACATTTTTTTATACTTTGCACCCTGTGTCGGATCGTCTTTAAAGTCTTCGCTGAATATTTCTTGAATCATATCATGAATT comes from the bacterium genome and includes:
- a CDS encoding glycosyltransferase family 1 protein — protein: MKILYDNIIFINQNYGGVPRYFFELMTYYTQNKSLDFDFPILYSENEYLKDTDIAPWVKRFKKSGLLKIGEIRKNLRKLNQFLVKQAICSKKHDVFHPTFYQDYYIDLIDDKKLVITIHDMIQEIFSEDFKDDPTQGAKYKKMCAYRADAIIAVSENTKTDILKFYPDINPDKIEVIYHGNPFDRFEESNKPLIDMPKRYILYVGNRNLYKNFNFFIESIADLLKQDESLNLFITGSAAISSEEFKLFNYLGINKSIVYHRSTDNELLYLYQNAVCFVFPSLYEGFGFPILEAFGASCPVIAGNISSLPEIGLNACEYFDPRNSKSILETVRKVVYDEELKCSMIEKGLKRANDFSWEKTALKTMSVYEKVITL